One stretch of Excalfactoria chinensis isolate bCotChi1 chromosome 2, bCotChi1.hap2, whole genome shotgun sequence DNA includes these proteins:
- the MTPAP gene encoding poly(A) RNA polymerase, mitochondrial: MAQRAGGRALCLLRGRLLPPGPAPARLGSSGPALQRAGGAEEADAEVNTRKKTFTEVQTERLEQADRSVLIKCPSKLNEKKLLQYLSSHGKIDNYFFFENRGIHALIEFSEKSSVASLQAVTGIPKAAEHHVVPYKSRLFTFTLKNPGSQAAEERPVNISPQSHIPVNELIPKLCCADSISSQMYILLNEYQLTEENIKLRYLACSLVRDFARAYFPDSTVKPFGSSVNTFGKLGCDVDMFLDFRDIQKHATKMKKGPFEMEYQMKRLPSERLATQKILSIIGDCLDNFGPGYSSVQKILNARCPLVKFSHQPTGFQCDLSVSNSIAIKCSELLYIYGCLDPRVRALVFSLRCWARVHGLTNSVPGTWITNFSLTMMIMFFLQKRSPPIIPTLDQLKELAGEKDKHVIGGYDCSFVSDLSKIKPTKNTETLDELLCDFFQYFGNFDFRKNSLNLRKGKEVNKPESSPLYIWNPFEQDLNISKNVNQPQLEKFVAVARESAWILQKEDKTQQMDNKEPWGLAAVLIPFGKSNPNTVKNRTKGIGSETIKSLLDSLKLSDTNSLQKAVGK; this comes from the exons ATGGCGCAGCGCGCGGGAGGGCGGGCTCTGTGCCTGCTGCGGGGCCGCCTGCTGCCCCCCGGCCCTGCGCCTGCCCGCCTCGGCTCCTCGGGGCCCGCGCTGCagcgggcgggcggcgccgAGGAGGCAG ATGCTGAAGTCAATACCAGGAAGAAGACATTCACTGAGGTTCAGACAGAACGATTGGAGCAGGCGGATCGGAGTGTTTTAATTAAGTGCCCATCAaaacttaatgaaaaaaaattactgcagTATTTATCCAGCCATGGAAAAATTGACAATTACTTCTTCTTTGAAAATCGC GGTATTCATGCTTTAATAGAATTTTCTGAGAAGAGCAGTGTAGCCTCACTACAGGCTGTTACTGGAATTCCAAAGGCTGCTGAGCATCATGTCGTCCCATATAAATCCAGACTCTTTACTTTCACACTGAAAAACCCCGGGAGTCAAGCTGCTGAAGAAAGGCCAGTAAACATCTCTCCTCAGTCTCACATTCCAGTGAACGAGCTTATTCCAAAGCTCTGTTGCGCAGACAGT atAAGCAGTCAAATGTACATTCTGCTGAATGAGTATCaacttacagaagaaaacatcaagcTCCGATACTTGGCCTGTTCTCTGGTTCGGGATTTTGCACGCGCGTATTTTCCAGACAGCACTGTAAAGCCATTTGGCTCTTCAGTGAACACCTTTGGCAAACTGGGATGTGATGTGGACATGTTTCTGGACTTCCGTGATATACAGAAGCATGCTACAAAAATG aaaaaagGTCCCTTTGAAATGGAGTATCAGATGAAAAGATTACCATCAGAAAGATTAGCAACTCAGAAGATTCTTTCTATAATTGGTGATTGTCTTGACAATTTTGGTCCTGGGTATTCAAGCGTACAGAAGATACTCAACGCTCGCTGCCCCCTGGTGAAGTTTTCCCACCAACCGACAGGATTCCAGTGTGATCTGTCAGTGAGCAACAG catTGCTATAAAATGCTCAGAACTCCTGTATATCTACGGCTGTCTTGATCCCCGTGTAAGAGCTCTGGTGTTCAGTTTACGATGCTGGGCCCGTGTTCATGGGCTTACAAACAGCGTGCCTGGTACCTGGATTACAAACTTTTCTTTAACCATGATGATCATGTTTTTCCTGCAAAAGAGATCGCCACCTATCATTCCAACACTAGACCAACTTAAAGAGCTGGCAG GTGAAAAAGACAAACACGTAATTGGAGGCTATGATTGCTCATTTGTTAGTGATTTAAGCAAGATTAAGCCTACAAAAAATACGGAAACTCTCG ACGAGTTGCTGTGTGACTTCTTTCAGTACTTTGGAAACTTTGACTTCAGAAAGAATTCCTTAAATCTTCGAAAG GGAAAGGAAGTAAATAAACCTGAGTCGTCTCCTCTTTATATCTGGAATCCCTTTGAACAAGACCTTAATATCAGCAAGAATGTTAATCAGCCACAGCTGGAGAAATTTGTAGCTGTGGCCAGAGAAAGTGCCTGGATTTTACAGAAGGAAGATAAAACTCAGCAAATGGACAATAAGGAGCCCTGGGGACTGGCAGCCGTACTGATACCATTTGGAAAAAGTAATCCAAACACGGTGAAGAATAGGACAAAGGGAATAGGAAGTGAAACAATCAAAAGCCTCTTGGACTCTTTAAAGTTAAGTGATACAAACAGCCTCCAGAAAGCAGTGGGGAAGTGa